The proteins below come from a single Stutzerimonas stutzeri RCH2 genomic window:
- the aroC gene encoding chorismate synthase: protein MSGNTYGKLFTVTTAGESHGPALVAIVDGCPPGLELSLEDLQRDLDRRKPGTSRHTTQRQEADEVEILSGVFEGKTTGCPIGLLIRNTDQKSKDYSAIKDQFRPAHADYTYHHKYGVRDYRGGGRSSARETAMRVAAGAIAKKYLATLGIQVRGYMSQLGPIEIPFKTWDSVEQNAFFSPDPDKVAELEAYMDQLRRDQDSVGAKITVVAEGVPPGLGEPIFDRLDAELAHALMSINAVKGVEIGAGFASVAQRGTEHRDELTPQGFLSNNAGGILGGISSGQPIIAHLALKPTSSITTPGHSIDVSGAPVDVITKGRHDPCVGIRATPIAEAMMAIVLLDHLLRNRGQNADVQVTTPVLGQL from the coding sequence ATGTCCGGCAATACCTACGGCAAGCTGTTCACCGTCACCACTGCCGGCGAAAGCCATGGTCCTGCGCTGGTGGCCATCGTCGACGGTTGCCCGCCCGGGCTGGAGCTGTCGCTGGAAGATCTGCAGCGCGACCTCGACCGTCGCAAGCCGGGCACCAGCCGGCACACCACCCAGCGCCAGGAAGCCGACGAGGTGGAAATCCTCTCCGGCGTATTCGAGGGCAAGACCACCGGTTGCCCGATCGGCCTGCTGATCCGCAACACCGATCAGAAGTCCAAGGACTACTCGGCGATCAAGGACCAGTTCCGCCCGGCCCACGCCGACTACACCTATCACCACAAGTACGGCGTGCGCGACTATCGTGGTGGTGGCCGCAGCTCCGCGCGCGAGACTGCCATGCGCGTGGCGGCCGGCGCCATCGCCAAGAAGTACCTGGCGACGCTGGGCATTCAGGTGCGCGGCTACATGAGCCAGCTCGGCCCGATCGAAATTCCGTTCAAGACCTGGGACAGCGTCGAGCAGAACGCCTTCTTCAGCCCCGATCCGGACAAGGTGGCGGAGCTGGAGGCTTACATGGACCAGCTGCGTCGCGATCAGGATTCGGTGGGTGCGAAGATCACCGTGGTCGCCGAGGGCGTGCCGCCGGGACTTGGCGAGCCGATCTTTGACCGCCTCGACGCCGAGCTGGCCCACGCGCTGATGAGCATCAACGCGGTGAAGGGCGTGGAGATCGGCGCCGGTTTCGCTTCGGTCGCCCAGCGTGGCACCGAGCACCGCGACGAGCTGACGCCGCAGGGATTTCTCTCCAACAATGCCGGCGGCATTCTCGGCGGCATATCTTCGGGACAACCGATCATTGCCCATCTGGCGCTCAAGCCAACTTCCAGCATCACCACGCCGGGCCACTCGATCGATGTGAGTGGCGCGCCGGTCGATGTCATCACCAAGGGCCGCCATGACCCGTGCGTCGGCATTCGTGCCACGCCGATCGCCGAGGCGATGATGGCCATCGTGCTGC